In the genome of Streptomyces pactum, one region contains:
- a CDS encoding flavoprotein, which translates to MAPADAGTDRAGAPVRIHRRGMAGRARVRRRGGRTTRGCAAGCASFVAGRAVRSSARRRAPGPVNGRGMIFPMPPGELRMRPVVHLVGCGSRPTSRLPSLASALRASGWDPCIVPSPTGRRFLDVDEAERSSGRPVRWEFDPDDPVELPPAQAVVVAPATFNTVVKLAAGSADTLALAVTAEAIGKGLPVLVVPWTNADLAAHPAYAPAVRTLREWGLHVVPADQSDPFPWAALRDRLHRLRTPPG; encoded by the coding sequence ATGGCCCCGGCGGACGCGGGCACGGACCGGGCGGGCGCCCCGGTCCGGATCCACCGGCGAGGCATGGCGGGACGCGCGCGGGTCCGCCGGCGGGGAGGGCGGACGACGCGCGGGTGCGCCGCCGGTTGCGCCTCGTTCGTGGCGGGCCGTGCCGTGCGGAGTTCCGCACGCCGTCGAGCACCGGGGCCGGTCAACGGGCGTGGGATGATCTTCCCCATGCCTCCAGGGGAGTTGCGTATGCGTCCGGTCGTCCACCTCGTGGGATGCGGTTCACGTCCGACCAGCCGGCTACCGAGCTTGGCGTCCGCCCTCCGGGCCTCCGGCTGGGATCCCTGCATCGTGCCCAGCCCCACCGGGCGGCGCTTCCTGGACGTCGACGAAGCCGAGCGGAGCTCCGGCCGGCCCGTGCGGTGGGAGTTCGATCCCGACGACCCCGTAGAGCTGCCGCCCGCGCAGGCGGTCGTGGTGGCCCCGGCCACGTTCAACACGGTGGTCAAGCTCGCCGCCGGAAGCGCTGACACGCTGGCGCTCGCGGTCACCGCCGAGGCGATCGGCAAAGGGCTGCCCGTCCTCGTCGTGCCCTGGACGAACGCCGACCTGGCGGCCCACCCCGCCTACGCACCGGCGGTCCGCACGCTTCGGGAGTGGGGCCTGCATGTCGTCCCGGCCGACCAGTCGGACCCCTTCCCGTGGGCCGCGCTGCGGGACCGGTTGCACCGGCTCCGCACCCCTCCGGGGTGA
- a CDS encoding LppU/SCO3897 family protein gives MRPGDCLAVYDTGQGRWSAQAPYRVGCGGGNALVQVSAVRSSSAGCPTGAGRSYWTYTSASGTTALCLTRQFHVGYCLLAEERGSGDGLRMHAGLMTAVDCEARRIPSQYDRILHITGVYAAPADANAAHCARVQGDRTRYFAWVVDGGRTLLCTMVFTG, from the coding sequence GTGCGCCCCGGTGACTGCCTCGCCGTCTACGACACCGGGCAGGGCCGGTGGAGCGCCCAGGCGCCGTACCGGGTGGGCTGCGGCGGGGGCAACGCGCTGGTACAGGTCTCCGCCGTCCGGTCCAGCTCCGCCGGCTGTCCCACCGGGGCGGGGCGCAGCTACTGGACGTACACCTCGGCGTCGGGCACCACGGCGCTGTGCCTGACCCGTCAGTTCCACGTCGGCTACTGCCTGCTGGCGGAGGAGCGGGGCAGCGGCGACGGGCTGCGGATGCACGCCGGGCTGATGACCGCCGTGGACTGCGAGGCCCGGCGGATTCCCAGCCAGTACGACCGGATCCTGCACATCACCGGGGTGTACGCGGCTCCGGCCGATGCCAACGCGGCCCACTGCGCCCGCGTCCAGGGGGACCGCACCCGCTACTTCGCCTGGGTGGTGGACGGCGGACGGACCCTGCTGTGCACCATGGTGTTCACCGGCTGA
- a CDS encoding GNAT family N-acetyltransferase has product MIVRLAEERDFPGFLQLAAQVEHWFGPMVEDPGFHDAVHGHIRRPAALVATSSGPDLLGGLLFGGRAPVHHLHWLVVSRQARRQGVGRALLDDAVRRWVRGPAGIEVVTFGADHPGATASGARDFYLGLGFTPAEAADPGPEGGSRQVFRRTVD; this is encoded by the coding sequence ATGATCGTCAGACTCGCCGAGGAACGGGACTTCCCCGGTTTCCTCCAGCTGGCCGCCCAGGTCGAGCACTGGTTCGGACCGATGGTGGAGGACCCCGGCTTCCATGACGCGGTGCACGGCCACATCCGCCGGCCCGCCGCGCTGGTGGCCACCTCCTCGGGCCCGGACCTCCTTGGCGGCCTGCTGTTCGGTGGGCGGGCGCCGGTCCACCACCTCCACTGGCTCGTCGTCTCCCGGCAGGCCCGGCGGCAGGGTGTCGGCCGCGCCCTGCTGGACGACGCGGTGCGCCGCTGGGTGCGGGGCCCGGCCGGCATCGAGGTCGTCACCTTCGGCGCGGACCACCCCGGCGCCACCGCCAGCGGGGCCCGCGACTTCTACCTCGGCCTGGGCTTCACCCCCGCCGAGGCCGCCGACCCGGGCCCCGAGGGCGGCTCCCGGCAGGTCTTCCGCCGGACCGTCGACTGA